The genomic interval GAAGTCCTGCTGTGCTGGATGGATGAAAAGCCTCTTCAGCCCGGTAACAAATATTTAATACAACACAATAGCCGTCTGGTCCGGGCTGTCGTTCGCCAAATAGCCTATAAGCTGGATGTAAATACCCTTCAGCAGATTCCGGTGGAGAATGGAGTGAGACTCAACGAGGTAGTAAAGGCCGTGATCAAAACAGCTTCGCCGCTTGTATATGATCGTTTCGACCGGCTGAGTGCCAACGGAAGTGCTGTATTGGTGGATGAAACCAGTAATAGTACGGTTGCCGCCGTTCTCTTGCAGCAGTAAGACGGTTATGGGTGTCTTATTAGGAAAGTACCGTGTATGACAACTTCAATGGAAAGAGGATATGTGATTTTGGCGGGGGCAGGTCCTGGTGATGAGGAACTCATCACGGTCAAATTGCAAAAACAACTCGAAGAAGCAGAGGTCATTATCACTGACCGGCTTGTGAATCCTCGTATCATCTCCCGCTTTGCAAACCCTCAGGCAGAAATTCTTTTTGCCGGAAAACAGGGCTATAATTCCGGTTCCTTTGTTCAGGAGGAAGTAACAGCCCTGATGATTCAACAGGCGCAGAAAGGAAGAAAAGTGTTACGCCTAAAAGGCGGTGATACAGCAATCTTCAGCAATATGCTGGATGAATTGGAAGCATTGGTTGAAGCAGGTATTCCCTATGAAATCATTCCAGGGGTAACGGCCGCGAGTGGCGCCTCTGCTTATACAGGTATCCCGCTTACAGCCCGGCAACATGCCCAGGCTGTACAGTTCCTTACGTTTAATCCCAACAGCCAGTACAACCCGGAACGCTGGAAACAATTGGCCAATACCAATGATACCCTTGTGTTCTATATGGCCTCTAAGAATATTGCCGGACTGGTTGAATTACTCCTTCGTTATTCCCGGCAACCCTCCACACCGCTGGCTGTGATCGAACAAGCTACAACGGTCTATCAGCAGGTCCATACCAGTACCCTGGAGACGGCCACACTTGAGTTCGCTAATATGGAATTCAGTTCCCCCTCCCTGGTCATCATCGGGCAGGTTGTATCCCTTTATACCCCCTTTCACTGGTTTAACCCAGCCGCCCCGGGGCCCGGGTCGGTGTTTACAGAGATCGAGAATCGGGAAGCGTGAGACGTGAGACGTGAAGCGCGAGAGGTGAAACGTGAGACGTGAGACGTGAATCGTGAGAGGTGAAACGTGAAGCGTGAGACGTGAAACGTGAGACGTGAAACGTGAGTAGTGACTCTCCACTGATTCACTATTCACTATTCACAATTCACCCCTCACCTCTC from Chitinophagales bacterium carries:
- the cobA gene encoding uroporphyrinogen-III C-methyltransferase produces the protein MTTSMERGYVILAGAGPGDEELITVKLQKQLEEAEVIITDRLVNPRIISRFANPQAEILFAGKQGYNSGSFVQEEVTALMIQQAQKGRKVLRLKGGDTAIFSNMLDELEALVEAGIPYEIIPGVTAASGASAYTGIPLTARQHAQAVQFLTFNPNSQYNPERWKQLANTNDTLVFYMASKNIAGLVELLLRYSRQPSTPLAVIEQATTVYQQVHTSTLETATLEFANMEFSSPSLVIIGQVVSLYTPFHWFNPAAPGPGSVFTEIENREA